From Chaetodon auriga isolate fChaAug3 chromosome 10, fChaAug3.hap1, whole genome shotgun sequence, a single genomic window includes:
- the LOC143326887 gene encoding protein NLRC3-like isoform X4, translating to MNQCEDEDQGVPPSKAAQCGEHEGQTKAQSSEQQQHKADSPEPGPEPGPGPEPGPGPGPSCLSLKSDNSKDFFIDFKQHTSDRKVDQESSEVPSGQSAQQPQTHLDSIFMLLEENIVTFVKYELKRIQRVLSPVNPQDSQREDEEVLDGEDEEQRRSSREAFLNITLHFLRRMKHEELADCLQSRSPGRICQRKHKSNLKTKFQCLFEGIAKAGNPTLLNQIYTELYVTEGDTGKINSEHEVRQIETASRKSVETTIRPEDIFKLSPGRDEPIRTVMSKGVAGIGKTVLTQKFTLDWAEDKTNQDIQFTFPFAFRELNVLKEKKYSLVELVHHFFSGTKEAGICCFDKLQVVFIFDGLDECRLPLDFHNNEILTDATKSTSVDVLLTNLIRGKLLPSARLWITTRPAAANQIPPECVDLVTEIRGFTDLRKEDYFRKRFRDEEQARRIISHIKTSRSLHIMCHIPVFCWITATVLEDVLKTRGGRQLPKTLTEMYIHFLVVQLKLKNVKYDGGAETDPHWNLESRKMIVSLGKLAFEQLQKGNLIFYESDLTESGIDIRAASVYSGVFTQIFKEERGMYQDKVFCFVHLSVQEFLAALHAHLAFINSGVNLLSEEQSTSQKSEKDQSAEMHFYQGAVDKALLSPNGHLDLFLRFLLGLSLQTNQTLLQGLLTQTGSVTKTREVTVEYIKKKIEETPSAEESINMFHCLNELNDSSLVEQIQQSLSSKRLSTDKLSPAQWSALVFILLSSEKDLDVFDLKKYSASEEAVLRLLPVVKASKKALLSGCNLSQRSCEALSSVFSSPSSSLRKMDLSNNNLQDSGVKLLSAGLGSPHCTLETLSLQAVRLSNHRGRLCFSGLSPELQPLPPEKTGPEIQSSRRRRCEAAVCWTGGSTLETGHSQGGAFWGPMVETRSEEVFL from the exons ATGAATCAGTGTGAGGACGAAGATCAGGGAGTCCCTCCCTCTAAGGCCGCTCAGTGTGGGGAACATGAGGGCCAGACcaaagctcagag ctcagaacagcaacagcacaaagcagactctcctgaacctggacctgagcctggacctggacctgaacctggacctggacctggacccagctgttTGTCCTTAAAGAGTGACAACTCAAAGGattttttcattgattttaaacAACATACATCTGACAGAaa agtcgaccaggagagctcagaagttcccagtggtcagtctgcccagcagccacaaacacacctggactccatattcATG ctgctggaggagaacattgtcacTTTTGTGAAGTATGAGCTGAAGAGGATCCAGAGGGTTCTGAGTCCAGTTAACCCCCAAGACAgtcagagggaggatgaggaggtgttggatggtgaggatgaggagcagaggaggagcagcagagaggcatttctgaacaTCACACTGCACTTCCTGAGGCGAATGAAGCACGAGGAGCTGGCTGACTGTCTGCAaagca GAAGTCCTGGCAGGATTTGTCAGCGTAAAcataaatctaacctgaagACCAAATTCCAGTGTCTGTTTGAGGGGATTGCTAAAGCCGGAAACCCAACCCttctgaatcagatctacacagagctctaTGTCACAGAGGGGGATACTGGAAAGATCAATAGTGAACATGAGGTtagacagattgaaacagcatccaggaaaaGTGtagaaaccacaatcagaccagaagacatctttaaactgTCACCGGGAAGAGATGAACCCATCAGAACAGTGATGtcaaagggagtggctggcattgggaagaccgtcttaacacagaagttcactctggactgggctgaagacaaaaccaaccaggacatacagttcacaTTTCCGTTCGCTTTCAGAGAACTGAATGTgttgaaagagaaaaagtaCAGCctggtggaacttgttcatcacttctttagtggaaccaaagaagcaggaattTGCTGTTTTGACAAGTTGCAGGTTGTGTTCATCTTTGatggtctggatgagtgtcgacttccttTGGATTTCCATAACAATGAGATTTTAACTGATGCTACAAAGTCCAcatcagtggatgtgctgctgacaaacctcatcagggGGAAACTGCTTCCCTCcgctcgcctctggataaccacacgacctgcagcagccaatcagatccctccaGAGTGTGTTGACTTAGTGACAGAGATCAGGGGTTTCACTGACCTCCGGAAGGAGGATTACTTCAGGAAGAGATtcagagatgaagagcaggcCAGAAGAATCAtttcccacatcaagacatcacgaagcctccacatcatgtgccacatcccggtcttctgctggatcactgcaaCAGTTCTTGAAGATGTGTTAAAGACCAGAGGGGGAAGAcagctgcccaagaccctgactgagatgtacatccacttcctggtggttcagttgAAACTTAAGAATGtcaagtatgatggaggagctgagacagaTCCACACTGGAACCTagagagcaggaaaatgattgtgtctctgggaaaactggcttttgagcagctgcagaaaggcaACCTGATCTTCTATGAATCAGATCTGACAGAGagtggcatcgatatcagagcagcctcagtgtactcaggagtgttcacacagatctttaaggaggagagaggaatgtaccaggacaaggtcttctgcttcgtccatctgagtgttcaggagtttcttgctgctcttcatgCCCATCTGGCATTCATCAACTCTGGTGTCAAtttgctgtcagaagaacagtCAACCTCCCAGAAGTCTGAAAAAGATCAATCTGCAGAGATGCACTTCTACCAGGGCGCTGTGGACAAGGCTTTGCTaagtccaaatggacacctggacttgttccttcgattcctcctgggtctttcactgcagaccaatcagactctgctacaaggcctgctgacacagacaggaagtgtcacCAAAACCAGAGAGGTAACGGTtgagtacatcaagaagaagatcgAAGAGACTCCCTCTGCAGAGGAAAGCATCAAtatgttccactgtctgaatgaactgaatgatagTTCTCTAGTGGAACAGATTCAACAGTCCCTGAGTTCAAAAAgactctccacagataaactgtctcctgctcagtggtcagctctggtcttcatcttactgtcatcagaaaaagatctggatgtgtttgacctgaagaaatactctgcttcagaggaggctgttctgaggctgctgccagtggtcaaagcctccaaaaAAGCTCT GCTGAGCGGCTGTAACCTCTCACAGAGGAGCTGTGAagctctgtcttctgttttcagctCCCCGTCCTCTAGTCTGAGAAAgatggacctgagtaacaacaacctgcaggactCAGGGgtcaagctgctgtctgctggactgggGAGTCCACACTGtacactggaaactctcag tttgcaggctgtcaggctgtctaATCACAGAGGAcggctgtgcttctctggcctcagcccTGAGCTCCAACCCCTCCCACCTGAGAAAACTGGACCTGAGatacaatcatccaggagacgcaggtgtgaagctgctgtctgctggactggaggctCCACACTGgagactggacactctcag ggtggagccttCTGGggtccgatggttgagaccaggtctgaggaagt attcctgtga